One Cardinium endosymbiont cEper1 of Encarsia pergandiella genomic region harbors:
- a CDS encoding phosphatidylserine decarboxylase family protein yields the protein MKIHKEGKGILLWTPVVLLLIYYGIHKKVLFSYRQSIGFTVVSGALYFWLIYFFRDPYRIIHTQDQYILGPADGKILSIQKVYEEEYLREDRIKVSIFMSPFNVHVNRFPMSGRIVFFKYHPGKYLVAFHRKASTHNERTSIVIENENGQQILFRQIAGFMARRIKFYFKEGEAVQQGEKCGFIKFGSRAEVYLPLDADIQVSVGDKVKGGITVLAKI from the coding sequence ATGAAAATACATAAAGAAGGAAAGGGAATTTTATTATGGACGCCCGTTGTATTGCTGCTGATTTATTATGGCATCCATAAAAAAGTGCTGTTTAGTTACCGCCAATCCATAGGATTTACAGTAGTAAGTGGTGCTTTGTATTTTTGGTTGATCTATTTTTTTAGGGATCCATACCGGATCATTCATACCCAAGATCAATATATATTGGGGCCAGCAGATGGTAAAATTTTGAGTATTCAAAAGGTGTATGAGGAAGAGTACTTACGGGAAGATCGCATCAAAGTTAGTATATTTATGTCTCCTTTTAATGTACATGTCAATCGATTTCCGATGTCTGGCAGAATTGTCTTTTTTAAATACCATCCAGGTAAGTACCTGGTTGCTTTTCATCGCAAAGCCAGTACACATAACGAAAGAACCTCTATTGTAATTGAAAATGAGAATGGTCAGCAAATTCTTTTTAGACAAATAGCTGGTTTTATGGCACGTCGCATCAAGTTTTATTTTAAAGAAGGTGAGGCAGTTCAACAGGGTGAAAAATGTGGCTTTATTAAGTTTGGTTCGAGAGCAGAAGTTTATTTGCCGCTAGATGCCGATATTCAAGTATCTGTAGGGGATAAAGTAAAAGGTGGCATTACTGTTTTGGCCAAAATATAA
- a CDS encoding phosphatidate cytidylyltransferase, producing MAILKKQNNFVQRFFSIVFFTPVIIFAIFWSAWTYFFLFFYVVMLTMLEFYKLLKQANVAPMRGYGIWLGLLVYTLVFSYYLQDNFSPLLSYGAILFTILIYIAALYSRKPSNPFLDIAVTFLGILYIAVPCGMLHYLAFFKGIYSHQLILGLLIIVWSQDTGAYLVGSTIGKSKLFKRISPQKTWEGFGAGALFALVTGYFIAYFFNILPLWQWLAISAITILTGTYGDLVASLLKRSVDVKNASEMIPGHGGLLDRVDSLLLTIPTVVAFLKITLLCG from the coding sequence ATGGCTATATTAAAAAAACAAAACAATTTTGTACAACGTTTTTTTTCGATTGTCTTCTTTACACCTGTTATTATTTTTGCGATTTTTTGGTCCGCATGGACCTATTTTTTTCTTTTTTTTTATGTAGTTATGCTGACCATGCTGGAGTTTTATAAGCTGCTTAAACAAGCAAATGTTGCGCCTATGCGTGGCTATGGCATTTGGCTAGGCTTGCTTGTATATACCCTAGTCTTTTCCTATTATCTTCAAGATAACTTTTCACCCCTATTAAGCTATGGGGCTATTTTGTTCACTATTTTAATATATATCGCTGCACTATATAGCCGCAAGCCCTCTAACCCTTTTTTAGATATTGCGGTTACCTTTTTGGGTATTTTATATATTGCGGTTCCTTGTGGTATGCTACATTATTTGGCCTTTTTTAAAGGCATCTATTCGCACCAATTGATATTGGGCTTACTGATCATTGTTTGGAGCCAGGATACAGGGGCCTATCTAGTGGGTTCTACCATAGGAAAATCTAAATTGTTTAAGCGGATTTCTCCTCAAAAAACATGGGAAGGTTTTGGAGCCGGTGCATTGTTTGCCCTTGTAACAGGTTATTTTATCGCCTATTTTTTTAATATTTTACCTCTATGGCAGTGGCTTGCCATCTCGGCTATTACCATACTTACAGGGACCTATGGAGATTTGGTCGCCTCATTGCTTAAAAGGAGTGTAGATGTAAAAAACGCTAGCGAAATGATTCCAGGACATGGAGGACTCTTGGACAGGGTGGATAGCTTATTGCTAACCATTCCTACCGTAGTTGCATTTTTGAAAATAACTTTACTATGTGGGTAA
- a CDS encoding sodium:solute symporter family transporter, producing MIYLNMPIVIIGAFLGLTLLMGIYFSRKRTTFREYAIGNKQFATATLVATVLATFFEGGGLIRNVECIHDLGLWFIVVLLIVPFGMCTISKFSLRMGPFMQHFSTAETMGSIYGRYPRCITVLVSICRNIILITSQIIIMSHAISMCVTSANPYIIPIFSTLILIFYSMFGGVRAVTFTDVFQFITFSIIIPLLSWLMFVNVGKPAPTIIPIVQTYTKFQFTQLFNTKLMAMVLLLLADMSSNIVEPALMQRVYMASSPTQAQKVFWHASVFGCMIQVFIIVIGLFTFVSAPDLPKEEIWSYIVTHIPPLFKGFITISLLAMAMSTADSALNTCSVMIAHDIVQSLQKEISDARKLKIAKTTTLIIGLLSMMVAFKYKDLLKLVYWSLDCKVPILTAPFILAILGFRTGSFTALIGMATGLLTIVAWNIWIEPIIEIDGAFPCMLANGLAMLAAHYLLKQPDGTGWVKPDNTFRQIQQEDSRKRAERKEAIRNSWKNKKMTLTNLKPSHSTIAYIGCYLFMTGLLYYFVTRITNHFYWLMFHIIGSACCLGYPFFYAISKKVRAIPNWFIGLIWLIILSVYLPLNILWGWSHSLEPNFNLSLSLSHLAVILWMLPLYVGISVVSVTVLVSIIHPVYTGFSHPVLCSLLEIFIAGLFLLSIIICLKTQINKLTSRNIYLEDQEKIRASQQLKASLYEAALVPSTRTASPKRYGSILTQVVRKVEESISFLDNHTALYKEDFQTIIHKFYDWIYYFNSRETANAHTLLQPTQITLDKLIGTIEVTLSQKTDHPPKLLVEKERPPSNQLSTDIICDIDQITYALVKAILRIGKHTETIPPIVNVGLHPTTLQVKQDDAIDNSGPVYMDFQAIALVISLATSDPDNLPKVKKCYDEIDYTDLKKKPPPSIDLEQDTLSSVVRAHYGYLEAFFDQKPTMLMVLPINVSDILDKMTAKLPIDSLTIEAPATPKEQADSMIKLMQFHDHICTSPCKRDSIDVKTILGILLLLRKHFSFKRHVCGQLFYVRAVGIAELVVDWTFHSPKAVYAALLYGLVRHICLPLSYVKEHYNLGVYAFVSNLIKIDKREALKHPSLLYVQHRLAQAIKEEHLHLSVLFIKLAERLYDLRHAAGYIYLTEMKHMAQETLNIDVQIANIYLDPAIGQALEKAAKEALELFIQKDENS from the coding sequence ATGATTTACTTAAATATGCCTATTGTAATAATAGGGGCTTTTTTGGGGTTAACCTTACTAATGGGTATTTACTTTAGTAGAAAAAGAACTACTTTTCGGGAATATGCAATAGGGAATAAACAATTTGCTACGGCTACTTTGGTGGCTACGGTGTTGGCTACTTTTTTTGAAGGAGGTGGGTTAATTCGTAATGTAGAGTGTATTCATGACCTTGGTCTGTGGTTTATAGTTGTTTTGCTTATAGTGCCTTTTGGTATGTGTACTATTAGCAAATTCTCCTTACGTATGGGGCCATTCATGCAACACTTCTCAACAGCAGAGACAATGGGTAGCATCTATGGTAGATATCCAAGATGTATAACTGTATTGGTGAGTATTTGTCGCAACATCATTCTAATTACTTCTCAAATCATCATAATGTCCCATGCTATTAGTATGTGCGTAACCTCAGCTAACCCATATATAATACCAATATTTTCTACCTTAATCCTTATTTTCTATTCTATGTTTGGAGGAGTTCGCGCCGTTACTTTTACGGATGTGTTTCAATTTATAACTTTTTCAATTATTATTCCACTTCTTTCTTGGCTTATGTTTGTAAATGTAGGAAAACCTGCTCCAACAATTATTCCCATAGTGCAAACTTACACTAAATTTCAGTTTACTCAACTATTTAACACAAAACTAATGGCTATGGTGCTACTTTTGCTAGCTGATATGTCAAGTAATATAGTAGAACCCGCTCTTATGCAACGCGTTTATATGGCTTCTAGTCCCACTCAGGCCCAAAAAGTTTTTTGGCATGCTTCTGTTTTTGGCTGTATGATTCAGGTTTTTATAATTGTAATCGGTTTATTTACTTTTGTGTCGGCACCAGATTTACCCAAAGAAGAGATATGGAGTTATATAGTAACCCATATCCCTCCTCTTTTTAAGGGTTTTATTACGATTAGTTTGCTCGCTATGGCAATGTCTACAGCTGATTCTGCTTTAAATACTTGTTCGGTTATGATCGCGCATGATATCGTACAGAGCCTACAAAAAGAAATTTCTGATGCCCGTAAGCTTAAAATAGCTAAAACTACGACACTCATAATTGGTCTATTATCTATGATGGTAGCTTTTAAGTACAAAGATCTGTTGAAATTAGTGTATTGGTCCCTTGATTGCAAGGTACCTATATTAACCGCTCCCTTTATTTTAGCTATTTTGGGTTTCCGAACTGGCTCTTTTACAGCCTTGATCGGTATGGCTACCGGTCTACTTACTATTGTGGCCTGGAACATATGGATTGAACCTATAATAGAAATAGATGGAGCTTTCCCTTGTATGCTAGCCAATGGCCTGGCTATGCTAGCAGCCCACTATCTCTTGAAACAGCCAGATGGTACCGGTTGGGTGAAACCCGATAACACTTTTAGACAAATCCAACAAGAGGATTCCCGGAAGCGTGCGGAACGAAAAGAAGCCATTAGGAATTCCTGGAAAAATAAAAAAATGACCTTAACCAATCTAAAACCCAGCCATTCTACAATAGCATATATAGGATGTTATCTTTTCATGACTGGATTACTATATTATTTTGTAACGCGTATTACAAATCATTTTTATTGGCTTATGTTCCATATTATTGGATCAGCTTGCTGCTTAGGCTATCCATTTTTCTATGCTATTTCGAAAAAAGTAAGAGCCATTCCAAACTGGTTTATTGGCCTAATTTGGCTAATAATTTTATCGGTTTATCTTCCCTTAAATATACTTTGGGGCTGGTCGCATTCGCTAGAGCCCAACTTTAACCTTTCTTTGTCTTTAAGCCATCTTGCTGTAATTTTATGGATGTTGCCGCTCTATGTTGGTATAAGTGTTGTATCCGTTACTGTATTGGTGTCCATCATACATCCGGTTTATACTGGATTCTCGCATCCAGTATTATGCTCCTTATTGGAAATATTTATAGCAGGCCTATTCCTACTGTCCATTATTATTTGTTTGAAAACACAAATAAATAAGCTTACCAGCCGAAATATTTATCTAGAAGATCAAGAAAAGATTAGAGCCTCACAACAGCTAAAAGCATCCCTCTATGAGGCCGCTCTGGTTCCTTCTACACGTACTGCTTCTCCTAAAAGGTATGGATCCATTTTAACACAAGTAGTACGTAAAGTAGAAGAATCTATTTCCTTTTTAGACAACCATACAGCTCTTTATAAAGAAGATTTCCAAACCATTATCCATAAATTTTACGATTGGATTTACTATTTTAACAGCAGAGAAACTGCCAACGCCCATACACTATTGCAACCTACTCAAATTACTTTAGATAAGCTGATTGGTACAATAGAAGTTACTTTGTCTCAGAAGACAGATCATCCACCTAAATTACTGGTAGAAAAAGAAAGACCTCCTAGTAATCAATTAAGTACCGATATAATATGTGATATCGATCAAATAACCTACGCATTGGTTAAGGCTATTTTACGGATTGGTAAACACACAGAAACCATTCCACCCATTGTTAACGTAGGACTCCATCCTACCACTTTGCAAGTTAAACAAGACGATGCTATTGACAACAGTGGTCCTGTCTATATGGATTTTCAAGCTATTGCACTAGTCATTAGTCTGGCCACTTCTGATCCTGATAATCTCCCCAAAGTAAAAAAATGCTATGATGAAATAGATTATACAGACCTTAAAAAAAAGCCGCCACCATCTATAGACCTGGAGCAAGATACCTTATCTAGTGTAGTCCGTGCCCATTATGGCTATCTAGAAGCTTTTTTTGACCAAAAACCTACTATGTTGATGGTACTTCCCATAAATGTTAGCGATATTCTGGATAAAATGACGGCTAAATTGCCTATAGATTCCTTAACTATAGAAGCGCCTGCTACCCCTAAGGAGCAAGCCGACTCGATGATAAAGCTCATGCAATTCCATGACCATATCTGTACATCACCGTGTAAAAGAGATTCTATTGATGTAAAAACCATTTTAGGTATACTTTTATTACTCAGGAAGCACTTTAGCTTTAAGCGGCATGTCTGCGGACAATTATTTTATGTACGGGCAGTAGGCATTGCCGAATTGGTAGTAGATTGGACTTTTCACTCCCCTAAAGCAGTTTACGCTGCTTTACTCTATGGATTGGTGCGTCATATCTGTTTGCCTCTTTCTTATGTTAAGGAACATTATAACTTAGGCGTCTATGCTTTTGTATCTAATCTAATAAAAATAGATAAACGGGAAGCGCTAAAACACCCTTCTTTGCTTTATGTACAGCATAGACTAGCACAAGCGATTAAAGAAGAACATCTACACCTTTCTGTGCTGTTTATCAAACTGGCCGAACGGCTTTATGACCTACGCCATGCGGCTGGCTATATCTATTTAACAGAGATGAAGCATATGGCGCAAGAAACACTCAATATAGATGTACAAATAGCCAATATATACCTGGATCCAGCCATAGGACAAGCATTAGAAAAAGCTGCTAAAGAGGCATTAGAGCTGTTTATCCAAAAAGACGAAAATAGTTAG
- a CDS encoding sodium:solute symporter family transporter, protein MGNKQFATATLVATVLATYYTAAGMMRNVEYVHKVGIYWIILILFVDNFSVWLFSHLMLRMGPFMQSLSVPEMMGNLYGTWPRIITALVGICSSICIITMQIVVISQVITMCIALDLFNSHIISILATLVLIFYSMFGGVRSVTYTDVLQFLTFAIIIPLLAWCIFKQTGKSMVEVVALLQTEKKFQWNSLLNSLFHFDIKSLGMWATMLCIMVPDLGCPAIMQRVYMCSGPTQAKKVFLYVSLLCLLISGFILLIGVFVFIGGESTLPVEGVWDYIMTNISPLFKGLVCISFLAMAMSTADSCLNACSVIVSNDIVKILQKRKKFTDVYQFKIARWATLLVGLSSMFLTFYSKDLLDLLMLSFSFSLPVITLPALLAVFGFRGTSRTALIGMGTGALAILTWNKWVKSTTDIDGSFVCMLANGLAMMVAHYLLKQPDGTGWLKPDNVFRQIQQEDSRKRAERKEAIQNAWANRKATLANLATLRFIGLYIIAIAILGYWFIKPNRIYWAICQVVVGVLFTSSKTFFSKVLSNWFMGLALLIVLAIYLPVNLLWEWWSMVHPIFAISLALSHLALILWVFPLYLGIGITSVTLLVAIYPIYIGFSFSLLSLLFPLLIVSIFIFSIIICLKVKIGKLTSRNIYLEDQEKIRASQQLKASLYEAALVPSTRAASPKRYGSILTQVVRKVEESISFLDNHTALYKEDFQTIIHKFYDWICYFNNREATKAHALLQPTQITLDKLIRTVEATLSQEMDHPPKLLVEKVRLPNSRLSTGIVCDIHQVTYALVKAILRMGKPTETPPIINVALHPTALQCKQADAIDNSGPVYIDFQAIALVISLDTVDPDHLPKVKKCYDKIDYMDPKKEKEAPPSIDLEQDTLSSVVRVHYGYLEAAFDQKQPTMLMVLPIDITDILNKMTAKLPIDSLTIEAPVTPKEQADSMMKLMQFHDHICKASYHADPMDLKTISGILLLLRKHFGFKRHVSGQLFYVRAVGIAELVVDWAFHSPKVVYAALLYGLVRRTCLPLSYIKEHYNLGVYAFVSNIIKIDKREALDHPSLLYVQNRLEKAIKEEHLQLSVLFIKLAERLYDLRHAAGYIDLTTVKHMAQETLNIDVQIAHTYLDPAIGKALEKAAKEALELCTVIEKDQNS, encoded by the coding sequence GTGGGGAATAAGCAGTTTGCTACGGCTACTTTAGTGGCTACGGTGTTGGCTACTTATTACACTGCGGCAGGAATGATGCGTAATGTAGAGTATGTTCATAAAGTTGGTATTTACTGGATTATTCTTATTCTATTTGTGGATAATTTTAGTGTATGGCTCTTTAGTCATTTGATGTTACGTATGGGGCCATTTATGCAAAGCCTTTCTGTCCCAGAGATGATGGGTAATTTATATGGTACTTGGCCAAGGATTATTACGGCTCTAGTTGGTATTTGCAGTTCTATTTGCATCATTACTATGCAAATTGTCGTAATATCCCAGGTGATTACCATGTGTATCGCTCTAGATTTATTTAATTCCCACATCATTAGCATTCTTGCTACTTTAGTTCTTATTTTTTATTCTATGTTTGGAGGTGTGCGTTCGGTCACCTATACAGATGTATTGCAGTTTTTAACTTTTGCTATAATTATTCCACTTTTAGCTTGGTGTATATTCAAACAAACAGGTAAATCAATGGTAGAGGTGGTTGCTTTGTTACAAACTGAAAAAAAATTTCAATGGAATAGTCTATTGAACAGTTTATTTCACTTTGATATTAAATCATTGGGTATGTGGGCAACGATGCTATGCATTATGGTTCCTGATTTAGGGTGCCCTGCAATTATGCAAAGGGTCTATATGTGCTCTGGACCTACTCAAGCTAAAAAAGTCTTTTTGTATGTGAGTCTTTTATGTCTTTTGATCAGTGGATTTATACTTCTGATTGGTGTATTTGTTTTTATAGGGGGTGAGTCAACATTACCAGTGGAAGGTGTATGGGACTATATCATGACTAATATTTCACCCCTTTTTAAGGGGCTAGTTTGTATCAGTTTTTTAGCCATGGCTATGTCTACAGCTGATTCTTGTTTAAACGCCTGTTCGGTTATAGTTAGCAATGATATTGTAAAGATCCTACAAAAGAGAAAAAAATTTACTGATGTATACCAGTTTAAAATAGCTAGATGGGCTACTCTATTAGTGGGCCTATCCAGTATGTTTTTAACTTTTTATTCCAAAGATCTTTTGGATTTACTGATGCTATCCTTTTCTTTTTCTCTTCCAGTAATAACCTTGCCAGCTTTGTTAGCTGTTTTTGGCTTTCGGGGTACGTCTCGTACGGCTTTAATAGGTATGGGTACAGGCGCCTTGGCTATTTTAACTTGGAACAAGTGGGTTAAATCCACAACTGATATAGACGGCTCCTTTGTTTGTATGTTGGCCAATGGACTAGCTATGATGGTCGCACACTATCTACTCAAACAGCCAGATGGTACCGGTTGGCTGAAACCCGATAACGTATTTAGACAAATCCAACAAGAGGATTCCCGGAAACGCGCCGAGCGAAAAGAAGCGATTCAAAACGCTTGGGCCAATAGAAAAGCTACCTTGGCCAACTTAGCTACCTTACGCTTCATAGGGCTCTATATAATTGCTATTGCTATTCTGGGGTATTGGTTTATTAAACCCAATCGCATCTATTGGGCCATTTGTCAAGTGGTTGTAGGTGTCCTTTTTACATCTTCTAAAACTTTCTTTAGCAAAGTGCTTTCCAATTGGTTTATGGGTTTAGCTTTATTAATAGTCCTAGCTATTTATTTACCTGTAAACTTGCTTTGGGAATGGTGGTCTATGGTACACCCAATCTTTGCTATATCTCTGGCTTTAAGCCACCTTGCTTTAATCTTATGGGTATTTCCGCTTTATCTGGGTATAGGGATTACATCAGTCACATTGCTAGTAGCCATTTATCCGATCTATATTGGATTTTCTTTCTCACTATTATCTCTCCTATTTCCGTTATTGATAGTAAGTATATTTATATTTTCCATTATTATTTGCTTAAAAGTTAAAATAGGTAAGCTCACCAGCCGAAATATTTATCTAGAAGATCAAGAAAAGATTAGAGCCTCACAACAGCTAAAAGCATCCCTCTATGAGGCCGCTCTCGTTCCTTCTACACGTGCTGCTTCTCCTAAAAGGTATGGATCCATTTTAACACAAGTAGTACGTAAAGTAGAAGAATCTATTTCCTTTTTAGACAACCATACAGCTCTTTATAAAGAAGATTTCCAAACCATTATCCATAAATTTTACGATTGGATTTGCTATTTTAACAACAGAGAAGCTACCAAAGCACATGCACTATTGCAACCTACTCAAATTACTTTAGATAAACTGATTCGTACAGTAGAGGCTACTTTGTCCCAGGAGATGGATCACCCACCTAAACTACTGGTAGAAAAAGTAAGACTACCTAATAGTCGATTAAGTACTGGTATAGTATGTGATATCCATCAAGTAACCTACGCATTGGTTAAGGCTATCTTACGAATGGGTAAGCCAACTGAAACCCCACCTATTATTAACGTAGCACTCCATCCTACTGCTTTGCAATGTAAACAAGCCGATGCTATTGACAACAGTGGTCCTGTCTATATCGATTTTCAAGCTATTGCGCTAGTCATCAGTCTGGATACTGTTGATCCTGATCATCTGCCCAAGGTAAAAAAATGCTATGATAAAATAGATTATATGGATCCTAAAAAAGAAAAAGAGGCCCCACCATCTATAGACCTGGAGCAGGATACCCTATCTAGTGTAGTCCGTGTCCATTATGGCTATCTAGAAGCTGCTTTTGACCAAAAACAACCTACTATGTTGATGGTACTGCCCATAGATATTACGGATATCCTCAATAAGATGACCGCTAAATTGCCTATAGATTCCTTAACTATAGAAGCGCCTGTTACCCCTAAGGAGCAAGCGGATTCCATGATGAAACTCATGCAATTCCACGACCATATCTGTAAAGCATCTTATCATGCAGATCCTATGGATCTAAAGACCATTTCAGGTATACTTTTACTGCTCAGGAAGCATTTTGGCTTTAAGCGGCATGTCTCCGGACAATTGTTTTATGTACGGGCAGTAGGCATTGCCGAATTGGTAGTAGATTGGGCTTTTCACTCTCCTAAGGTGGTGTATGCTGCTTTGCTTTATGGATTGGTACGCCGTACCTGTTTGCCACTTTCTTATATCAAGGAACATTATAACTTAGGCGTTTATGCTTTTGTATCCAATATAATAAAAATAGATAAACGAGAAGCGTTAGACCATCCTTCTTTGCTTTATGTGCAGAATAGACTGGAAAAAGCGATTAAAGAAGAGCACTTACAACTTTCTGTACTGTTTATCAAACTAGCCGAACGGCTTTATGATTTACGCCATGCGGCTGGCTATATAGATTTAACAACAGTGAAGCATATGGCGCAAGAAACACTCAATATAGATGTGCAGATCGCTCATACATACCTGGACCCAGCAATAGGAAAAGCATTAGAAAAAGCTGCTAAAGAAGCATTGGAGCTGTGTACCGTTATCGAAAAAGACCAAAATAGTTAG
- the gltX gene encoding glutamate--tRNA ligase yields the protein MAVRVRFAPSPTGALHIGSVRTILYNYFLAQKEGGRFILRIEDTDQKRWVAGAEAYILESLSWLGIVPDEGPQEGGAFGPYKQSERIGIYQKYIQPLLDSGHAYYAFDTPAEIEAMRERLKAAKVANPQYNATSREWMRNGLTMPIEQVKEWIAVGKPYVIRLKMPHKTLIRFRDGIRGWVKVDTTALDDKVLMKSDGLPTYHFASVIDDHLMQISHVIRGEEWLPSTPIHIWLYRCLGWGDIMPQFIHLPLLLAPDGQGKLSKRHADQYGFPAFPIAWNSPDLTVEKAFREAGYLPEALLNFLALLGWNPGTHQEIFTKKGLIEAFSLERLGKSGVKFDMAKAKWFNQQHIKKQGPTAWANYFITEAAQENVVCSQQDAIAICNLVKDRITFPKDFWQEGRFFFFDPVDYNAELIQKKWNHQTKEGIMAFHTGLASLVEWNPNKIKQLLEVTPISGMMPLLRMALTGKMAGPDLIEIIVLLGTKKTHTRIATFLEQMG from the coding sequence ATGGCAGTACGTGTACGGTTTGCACCTAGTCCAACGGGGGCACTACATATTGGTAGTGTTAGAACCATTCTTTATAATTACTTTTTAGCCCAAAAAGAAGGAGGCCGTTTTATACTCCGTATTGAAGATACTGATCAAAAACGTTGGGTGGCTGGTGCGGAGGCTTATATTCTAGAAAGCTTGAGCTGGCTAGGGATTGTACCAGATGAAGGCCCTCAAGAAGGGGGGGCATTTGGTCCTTATAAACAATCTGAACGGATTGGGATCTATCAAAAGTACATCCAACCTTTGTTGGATAGTGGACATGCCTACTATGCGTTTGACACACCAGCAGAAATTGAGGCGATGCGGGAACGACTTAAAGCAGCAAAAGTGGCCAATCCACAGTATAATGCCACTAGCCGTGAATGGATGCGCAATGGATTGACCATGCCTATCGAACAGGTCAAGGAATGGATCGCCGTAGGCAAACCCTATGTGATTCGACTAAAAATGCCGCATAAAACCCTTATACGCTTTCGTGATGGCATTCGTGGCTGGGTAAAAGTAGATACTACGGCCTTGGATGATAAGGTTTTGATGAAGTCAGATGGTTTGCCTACTTATCACTTTGCTAGTGTTATAGATGATCATCTGATGCAAATCAGCCATGTCATCCGTGGTGAAGAGTGGCTACCCTCTACCCCTATTCATATATGGTTGTACCGTTGCCTAGGCTGGGGAGATATAATGCCCCAATTTATACATCTACCGCTACTATTGGCCCCCGATGGTCAAGGAAAATTAAGTAAGCGTCATGCCGATCAATATGGCTTTCCTGCCTTCCCTATCGCTTGGAATAGCCCAGATCTGACCGTTGAAAAGGCATTTAGAGAAGCAGGCTATTTGCCAGAAGCATTGTTGAATTTCTTGGCTTTATTGGGGTGGAATCCAGGTACCCATCAAGAAATATTTACCAAAAAAGGCTTAATAGAGGCCTTTTCTTTGGAACGACTAGGCAAGTCAGGTGTTAAGTTTGATATGGCAAAAGCCAAATGGTTTAACCAACAACATATTAAAAAACAAGGCCCAACTGCTTGGGCGAACTACTTTATAACAGAAGCTGCACAAGAAAATGTAGTTTGTAGCCAGCAAGATGCAATAGCCATTTGTAACTTGGTGAAAGATAGAATTACTTTCCCAAAGGATTTCTGGCAAGAAGGTAGATTTTTTTTCTTTGATCCTGTAGATTATAACGCTGAACTAATCCAGAAAAAATGGAATCACCAAACCAAAGAGGGGATCATGGCTTTTCATACAGGGCTTGCTTCCCTCGTAGAGTGGAATCCGAATAAGATTAAACAGTTGCTAGAAGTAACGCCTATTTCTGGTATGATGCCTCTATTGCGTATGGCCCTTACAGGAAAAATGGCTGGTCCAGACCTTATAGAAATTATAGTCCTACTGGGTACTAAGAAGACTCATACGAGAATTGCTACATTTTTAGAACAAATGGGATAG
- the floA gene encoding flotillin-like protein FloA (flotillin-like protein involved in membrane lipid rafts), producing MVVAQLYFYLFLIAGCLIFFYFFPVGLWITARFSGVQVGLFELVSMRIRKVPPAVIVDGLIVATKAGLKLTLTEVETHYLAGGHVPSVIKALISADKANIGLSFKQATAIDLAGRDVFQAVQISVNPKVINTPSVAAVAMDGIQLIAQARVTVRANIQQLVGGAGEETILARVGEGIVTSIGSSESHKEVLANPDKISQLVLNRGLDAGTAFQILSIDIADVDVGDNIGAKLQIDQANADLRVAEAKAEEKRAMAVALEQEMKAKSEEARAKVILSEAEVPQALAFALRKGQLGVMDHYRMQNIKADTQMRASVAADDMLPSKGH from the coding sequence ATGGTTGTTGCACAGCTTTATTTCTATCTTTTTTTGATCGCTGGGTGTCTTATATTTTTTTATTTTTTCCCAGTTGGTCTTTGGATTACGGCCCGTTTTTCAGGCGTACAAGTTGGTTTATTTGAGTTGGTTTCTATGCGGATTCGTAAAGTGCCGCCTGCTGTTATTGTAGATGGACTGATTGTAGCTACTAAGGCAGGTCTCAAGTTGACCTTGACCGAGGTTGAAACCCATTATTTAGCCGGTGGTCATGTACCATCTGTAATTAAAGCGCTTATTTCTGCAGATAAAGCCAATATTGGTCTTTCATTTAAGCAAGCTACTGCGATTGACTTAGCTGGTAGGGATGTATTTCAGGCCGTCCAAATTTCTGTTAATCCAAAGGTTATCAATACCCCTTCTGTAGCAGCTGTAGCTATGGATGGCATTCAGCTGATTGCCCAAGCAAGGGTTACGGTTAGAGCCAATATTCAGCAATTGGTAGGGGGTGCTGGAGAAGAAACTATTTTGGCCCGTGTAGGAGAGGGTATTGTTACCTCTATTGGTTCTTCTGAGAGTCATAAAGAGGTATTAGCCAATCCAGATAAAATTTCACAGTTGGTATTGAATAGAGGTTTAGATGCAGGAACCGCTTTCCAGATACTTTCTATTGACATTGCTGATGTCGATGTAGGTGACAATATTGGTGCCAAACTCCAAATTGATCAAGCGAATGCCGACTTACGTGTGGCTGAGGCCAAAGCAGAAGAAAAGCGTGCCATGGCGGTAGCTTTAGAGCAAGAAATGAAGGCTAAATCTGAAGAAGCAAGGGCCAAGGTTATTTTATCTGAAGCAGAAGTGCCACAGGCTTTGGCCTTTGCTTTAAGAAAGGGCCAGTTGGGTGTTATGGATCATTATCGTATGCAAAATATAAAAGCAGATACCCAAATGCGTGCTAGTGTAGCAGCAGATGACATGCTCCCAAGCAAAGGACATTAA